The segment TCCTCCCAACGCAGTCAACCGCCGACAACGCGAAGACCCTCGGGAGGTCGGCCCTGCCCCTTTGATCTGCCCGCGCTCTTTGCGGGTACTTTTGGGAATGCTCCGCCCCTTTAGCCTCATGACCCTGCTTTCGACTGCGCTCGCCGCGTCTGTCACTTCCGCCGTCCCACCTTGGGCGGCCGATCTCGGCGACGGCACCTACCGCAATCCGGTACTCTACGCCGACTACTCGGATCCTGATGCGATCCGCGTCGGCGACGACTACTGGCTCATCTCGTCGAGTTTCAGCCACGTGCCCGGGCTGCCGATCCTGCACTCGCGCGACCTGGTCAATTGGTCGCTCGTCGGTCACGCGTTGCCGCGGCTGGTGCCCGAGACGGCGTTCGCCACGCCGCAGCCCGGCAAGGGCGTCTGGGCCCCCGCGATCCGCCACCACGCGGGCCGGTTCTGGATCTATTATCCCGATCCCGATTTCGGACTCTATGTCCTCACCGCCGATGATCCGCGCGGTCCGTGGTCAGCACCCACGCTCGTGAAAGCGGGGCGAGGGCTGATCGATCCGTGTCCGTTGTGGGACGATGACGGCTCGCTTTATCTGATCCACGGCTGGGCCCACAGCCGCGCAGGGTTTGCCAACGTCCTCTCGCTGCTCCGGCTCAGCGCCGACGGCACGCACGTCGAGGAGGATCTCGGCATCCTGATCGATGGCCACAAGGTCCCGGGCTGCACTACGCTCGAAGGCCCAAAGCTCTACCGGCGCAATGGCTGGTATTACGTCTTCGCGCCCGCCGGTGGCGTGAAGCAAGGCTGGCAATCCGTGTTCCGCGCGCGCGCGCTGACCGGACCCTACGAGCATCGCATCGTCCTCGCGCAGGGCACCACGCCGATCAACGGACCGCATCAGGGCGCGCTCGTCGATACGCCGACCGGCGAAGAGTGGTTCCTGCACTTCCAGGATCAGCACGCCTACGGCCGCGTCGTGCACCTGCAGCCGGTCGTGTGGAAAAACGACTGGCCCGTGATCGGCAACGATCCGGACGGCGACGGCACCGGGGAGCCG is part of the Opitutus terrae PB90-1 genome and harbors:
- a CDS encoding glycoside hydrolase family 43 protein, producing MTLLSTALAASVTSAVPPWAADLGDGTYRNPVLYADYSDPDAIRVGDDYWLISSSFSHVPGLPILHSRDLVNWSLVGHALPRLVPETAFATPQPGKGVWAPAIRHHAGRFWIYYPDPDFGLYVLTADDPRGPWSAPTLVKAGRGLIDPCPLWDDDGSLYLIHGWAHSRAGFANVLSLLRLSADGTHVEEDLGILIDGHKVPGCTTLEGPKLYRRNGWYYVFAPAGGVKQGWQSVFRARALTGPYEHRIVLAQGTTPINGPHQGALVDTPTGEEWFLHFQDQHAYGRVVHLQPVVWKNDWPVIGNDPDGDGTGEPVLVFRKPDVGPALAGGEPVESAAGRETPDHRSTAGQRQPYETPLPVGAARVAPPLAAIPCSDEFASPELGLQWQWQANPRAEWLSLTARPGWLRLFAHPVATGNLYHAPQLLLQKLPAPAFTVTTKLDFTHAAAGDAAGLIVFGYDYAWLGVRDGKLVHVVVKHAHQQPVRTETPLEVPVAGPCFLRLVVREGAHCEFSHSTDGRHYTPIGTPFVANVSRWVGAKMGLFAAGPGSSAADWEFFHVEPVSAR